AAAGCGTGTTTGGTTACGAGCCTAATAATGTTCTAGTGATTCTTTTTCCCCAAGATTACCAATTACATGATAATGTTGAGCTTTGATTATCAATTTCTGGATGGGTGAGATATATTAAAATCTTGTTTGGATTCACCAATAACCAGGTTAAGTAAACCTGTTGATCAGATATTGCAGAGTTCATTGAGAAAGATCTTATGATGGGTTCAATAGAAAGCCGATCATCTTTTTCTCTTATATCACCTCACTCATCTCCCATGATTGAAACATGCTGAAAATTTCTTGGTTTTAACTTTCCAAGCTTCTTTTCCAACTTCATTGATGAATGATTCTTAGGCTGCACTAGTGAATCGTTTCTCCCTTGTTTCCTTTGTAGCAATGCAAGTAACACAAACAGTACATGAGCTAGCATGCACCATTACCCAGCATTTTCAGAATACTGCTTTCAGAGAACTAATAAGTCATGTCGTGATTTCAAAATACTGGTTTCTCGTGTTCATGtttgcctaaatctattttctgaACTTGTGTTTGGTTTTTCAGAAATCATGGCATCAACTCAATCATCATTATGTGTATTTGATGAGTTTGTAATGGAATCACCTACTTGTTGGTATGGTTTGAAAGCACTACTAAAGAAGTCACACACTAACAAACATCCTAAAAGGAAATTTTATGCATGCCCGAAATATAACATGGTAAAGCAActgttatgtttttatattgcttttcaatttttgtattACATGGTAAAGCTATTTCCTCATGTGAAATGTTTGTATTGTGTGAAAGGAGATGCAAGATATGAATTTTTCATATTGGTGGATATACTTCATTTGATGAAGGAGAACATTTTGAGAAGAGAGAATGCAGTTCAGAAGAGAGAGGATGACGTATTGCGGAGAAGGgacaaacacagagagagagagagagagagagagagagagagagagagagagagagagagagagagagatgttcaTAAGGATGAGGTCGAAAAAAATTTGCAAGGGTTGAGAATATAAATGATTGAATATTGTTGTGTTTGTATTGGGTTGTAtcaattttaatagtttttgcTTGGTTTGGATAAACTGTAGGACATATGTAAATAGATGGATatcttcttgattttttttgtatggatcAAATGAAATGGTACTCTCCATTGAATTGTGGAGGCTATGAAAAACCTAGTGTTTTTAATCACTTTTCTGAATCTATTGGGCTATATGGATTTTTTCTCAATCTGTTTTGGTCACTTTTGAGCTTATCTATCACATTCTTCATAAGATTTGTTTCCAATCTATTATACACACgtgatgataagtagaacaaaAATCTGTACAAgctatatagatttttttccaATCTCACGCAAGCACAAAAACAAATTAGTTAAACTGACATTGAAGTATGATTGATTTCATATACAAGTTTTGTATGGCAAGCTATACAACATGTACTCCCAGAAAAATCGAAAAGTCTCATAATGAAGACCTAAAACGCATGTTGTACTTACTTTAGTAGAAAAAAATACACGTCAGGTGTGCAATGTAGGTGGACGTATAAAAGAACTCATCTAGATGttatataaaaacttatataaacTAGCTTATATACTAGAATGAAAAACGAGCCTATGAAAACTCACCTGTTAGTTTTTATTGAGAgcaagatttttaaaaatatcattacaaaaatGACGATGGATGAATATTATAccctgaaaatttgaaataatgtcttaaaaatttaaaggagctaagttgtgttttttagaattttatttctatacgTATATggtaaattataattttttttcttcaaaatggaagcttttattaaaaattattttattgagatgtaacttttatatatagttatgattTTACTATCTTTACCAGTTAGTTATGATGTAACttgtagaaaatgaaaaatggctTTAAAAAATTCTCTTACCAATTTTTTGCTCCTTAAAAACCATGTGGTGCTCATCCCATAGTTTTAACATGATGTATGATAGATGTATGAAGTCATTCCATGTTCGTTTTGAACAGACTTTAACATTTGTAGTGGATAAGTTCTGTATTTGTTTCATAGATGGCAAGGGAAATTAGTGTATCGTTTCCTATCACATGTTACAACTTTAATTACATGAGGCTGTTATGTAAGGGCCCAAAGGATAAGGTTATTATCTTATTGCTGTTTTATCAAATCTTCCCCTATACTTTCTGATGTATGACAGACTATAGGGTAAAATAACTTGCCCAAGGATTATACAAAACTGGTATAAATTGCTTCGTTTTGCCTGCCTCCCTTGAAGTTTATGCTTGTGATGTGTAGATTCTCAAGTCCCCTTCATTGCCACTTCCAAAGGAGATCCCTCCAAAGTTGCCAGAGTTTAAAGTAAGTGCTTTTATATATGAAACCATGTGCATGAAGCACTGTTATATTCATCCATCCATTTTAAAGATAGATTTGTTTTATCCTTGGCAAAGCTTTACTTAAATCCCTCTGTGACCCCTACTAGATGCCAATATTCTGTTATGGCATTGTGTAGTTAGACAATTGTGTAATTTCTTTAGGTATTGCTTTACTTAAATACCTTTGTAAGAggtttcaataatatatatatatatatatttatatttattttgtaaaatactaTTTCCGGCAATCTTTGATAGCTGGAAATATTATTTGTAGGggcaaaaaatatttgcaaccATATGTAAACATGGTTTGTACAATTTTTGAGGCCGTATAGATAAATTTTTGCGACAACAAATATCATCGAAAATGTACACGAGATTTGTGACCAAAAAACTTATCGCCGCAAGATACATTTTATGGCACTTCTTTCACGGCCACTTTGCGGCCAtgaaaaatggacaaaaatactttttgttatGAAATTGGCTACTTTTTGTGGGGATATGGAGTGTTGCAAATAGTtggttttcttgtagtgaattttGATGTGTAAGTTTGTTTTCATTACCTGCTTTCCAAACAAAAGCTTAACATTTTATAGAGATCGAATCGGTTGGAGCTAATAGAATCCACAATCAAGTAATATCTACTAAAAGGAGATAGTGGCGGACCTACGTTAACCTTAAGGCCTGGGGCCATAGCCCCTCCAAAGTTTTTCGAAGATTTAAAAAACCTCtaaatgttatttataattctataaatatagaaaatgacctcttctaaaaaatttacaatcccTATATGCTCACCAAAGtcttttaaaatcatctcaatataCCTTGAAAtacaactcaactttttttCCTATTGTCACAaagttttgtataatttttatatattatctattttcaaggatgtgatctcaccaaaattaaattaaaattaagtttatgagaaataataaacttattaatatggattccAGAGTGAAAATGTAAGAAAATTCATTTAAGATTGATGATctagatatatgaaaaatagttgacaTGTTGACGCCGTGTGACAgatagagagtgagagagagagtaggtctaataagagagagtgagacagagatgagagagagaatatcAAGGGAATTGAGAGTGACAGTCTGTGGGAGGGAGGGATAGTTTGAAGACCATAAGCAAAACTGCGtcgttttgttatatatatatatatataatatgtgtgcGTGCACCCGGGATAGGAGAAATGATTAGGGTCGGGCTTGAGCGCAGCCTACCCCCGCACTTGCTTGAAGGGATGTGAGCCACCCGCATCTAGAGGAAGAAGGATTCGCCCCACCCATAAATATAAGAGACAGGGCGGATGGGATCAGGGTAGCGGTGTGCGGGCTCCATTGCCCATCCTTAAATATAAgaagatattttcttttcattttgttattttataattgagaaatgatatttgtagtcgcGGAGTGCACAAGAGCGGcacaatctctttaaaaaaagtaagtaaatatgagacctacatgaaaaaaattaatttttttaataatgaatcttatttttttaaaaataattgcgcaatgtttacgcatttacaattatacatagtattattctttaggaaaatgatagggatctcgctcactttttttttttgttttttagttttttacttagtgattaagaaaatgttatttaataatattgtgaatcttttcattttttaaaaaatatttaaaagcgttaaaaaaatgatgtgaaaaatagattttaaatattgtttttttttttcacattatttttgtaacacttttaaatatatttttaaaaaaatccacaatattattaaacaatattttcttaattactaagtaaaaaaaaaaaaaaaaaaaaagcgaatGGGACAATGAGCGAGATCCTCAGCGAGATCCCTAACATTAACCCTATTCTTTATGATAGGGATTCTGCTCATAATCCAATTCacgtttttttaatttgtttttttatttagtgattaagaaaatattatttaataatattgtaaattttttccttttttttaaaagatatttaaaagtattaaaaaaatatgtgaaataaaagttttaaaaattgtttttttttacattacttttgtaacacttttaaatatttataaaaaaagaaaaaaaattataacattattaaataatattttcttagtcgctaagttaaaaaaaaaaaaaaaaaattaccttatTCTTTATAATTGGGTGGGCGGGTGGGTTGGCTAGCTTTATTTTTGCAcagtacttgtaattgattggAAAATTGGTCccgtccatgcatgcatgcatgtaggttgATTAATCAGTATCGACTCGGTTCAGATAATCACGAAGGAAAACGACGCTTCCACCTAAGCTTTCTATTGGTGTACtgatttgtgtgtgtgtgtttttttttttttttttttttttttttttttttaatttatgtttatttatatttttgtattgtacttttttatttttttataaaaacatattttaaaaaatacttaaaaaattatattatcgtACCAAATTTTCGTACTCGGCGCCTCTAACCCCAGTctaaacgaaagaaaaaaaaatcatatatataaaaagaggattgtattttttttataatccattataaaaataatttcatataatttattatatctattttaaaataaaaataattttataatctaataaattatatgaaatgacgtgatattatttttttaatatatttgtgattaaaatatttttaatataaaattatagaaaaacaattatctcaaaaagttatgagttttgctatctctaccacattttatattttttttttaaattcaaaattttttaattttatttttaattttttttgagtttattatttttaaattattttaaattttctattcattattcatataataaatatttgataaaaaaataataaaaataaaaaaaatgtaaaatgtaGAATGTGAAAgttgtgaaaatttatttataaaaaatagtagaatgATCAACCCCATGGTAAAACAGTACAATGATGAAACCCCCTAGCAGTGTACGATGGGTGTGACTGCTAGACATTAGATattcttcaaacatttttttttaaaaatatacaaatttattataaatattaaaaaaactaaaacataaaataaaatataacggCGGTCAAATCCAGAGCAAACCTAGCAGGCAAAGTAACATGTTCCCCGGGTCATTCGAAACAGTACCCTAGCTTAGGTCAGGTCATGGCCTCCGTTTTCAGCTCCGGCACTAGATTTTCCTTAAAGATTATCGTCACCATCCTTCCTCCGCCACCATTGGCCTGACCAGACCCTTCTGGCCCCGCCGGGAGCACAAAGACTGCTCCTTCCTCTCCAACGCCATTGACAGTACAATACACAAGATCTGGTTTATATCCATTCAACTCGAACCCATACAAATCAGCCTCTTCTAAGTCCACAAACGTTAAGTTTGCTCCATACACAATGAAATCTGAAACCCCATCATCCCTCTCCACCACTTCTTCCATCCTAATTCTTTCATCCACAGCTTCATTAACCAGCAACGTTACCAATCTTTTTGGGTCCGTCTCCGTTACAGACGAGTCTAAAGTAACTGAGCTTATAATCTGGGTGTTAGTAACAACCCCTGTGGTCGGTTTTCTTGGATCACTTTTGCAGATTGTCACTGTTCTGGCTTGAGCAGTCTCTTCTCCTAATTTAACTTTGGCTATGCATTTCCATATAATGGCACAAATAGATTCAAAGATTGGAACTTGGTCACTTCGGTTTCGGCCGGCCGAGATTTCTGAGTGCAAGGTTGCTAACTGGCTTGCAGTTATATGGAATGAAAATGTGCCCATTCTGCAGTTATTGGAAACTATCCAGTGGTCTCCGACCGGGTCGACCCATTTAAGGGAAAGTGGTTCATCGTGAACTGGCGGAGGGTTTTTGGATCTCTCGTGATCATGTGTGTTTGATTTATACTGCAAGTTGGCTTGCGTGTTAGAGCCAAGTGCGGCCATGATTTGGCCCCATCTGTTCATGAAATTTGCAGCTGAGAATGCATCTCCCAGGAGATGGGCCCAGCTCAGGCCGACTGATATCCCTCCACATTTGAATTGGGTAAACTGCATTTAGTCATGAAaaggaaacagaaaaaaatcaaaatttgagtttaaaaatattaataataaaataaaaattatacataacTACATATAAAACTActcataacataaataattatcGGATGAACTTGTGGTAAGtcataatacattatataaatTAGAGGACATGAAATTAATACATAGCATGAGCAATATTTCATTTTGCGACCGTTCTCACCACCCAAAGTGCTTTAAATGCACCTTGTTCCCATCAGTAAAGGTCCAATTTAGGGTGATGGCCGGGAAACTAAACATGAACCTCCGTCTGCAAAACTTCATAGAGAATTATTGTATTGTTCTTTGTTTGTCTTTCTAAACCAATTCTATTTTAGAGatctaaaaataaagaaaaacaacgaCCAATAATTGATTATGTGcatgaaattaaaaactatcATTAATGACTGGCCTGTATGAGAACTGGGGGAGAGAATGTGAGTTCAGGCCCAATGACTTGTTGGGATACAAGCAACTTCTGCAGATCAGAGTAGAAACCCTTCATCTCTAGACATTCATCAATGGTCATGTCACAGTGTGCTTCGATGAATCTAGCGCCACAGTCATTGCATTTTATGTACGGCCTCCCAGACTCTGATCGTCGGAGGCGGCCAGATGTGTAGTAGAAGTCACAGCAGCATTCGAATACGACTTGTTTAAAGCGCGGCAGGGTTAAACCCTGGGCTGCCTGGCTGCTAAAGAAGTACACCACTCTGACATAGTGCAACTTCATGGCAATGTCCATCCCACTTAGGTCATGAACCACGTCCCAACCGGTCACTCTTCCCGGTCCGACCGAGGTAAGCTTGATGCCATAAAGCAAGTCTTGATCTACTTTGGTAAATACCATATTGGTTGGTTCTATCTGTACGTGAGAGAAAAAGATCAAGTAGAGTTTGTACTGTCTTAGCCCTAGCTAGATGATGATCAGCATGAGCTAGCAATGCAGATATATATAGGGAGAATAGCAGGTCCATATGGGGTTTTCTTATAATGATCGGTACGTAGGAGTATTTATGGGTTCTGCATAGGTGTAATTATGTGATTGGTTAGTCTGCATTGTTGTAGCAGTTTGATCGGTGCCCTATTTGATTGCATTAAATACCATGCATGCAGCTGGCTGGGactttatatatacacatatatataaatatatatatatatatatatatatatatatatctatatatactagTAGTCGCACATTTGTCCGGTTGGATGAAAAACAAAGttgttttgtaaaatataaatatgttttgtattataaaaaagaaaaacgtaataataagtaaaataagtagtATATGAAGAATCTTTTATGAACTCAATTTCTGCACCTAACAAATGAAAAGAGATGCGGAGAATCTATGTAATGATGACAGTACTTCACTGCATAAATCGAAACAATCCAatcgaagaaaataaaaaatgagaagtggtaaaatgaaatttaaagatAGCAAAACCAAAGCATAGTCTTGGTCAAAGAATAGaaaattatgaattaattttattggagtgcaaaaaaaatatgtattaatagaaaaaaatacattatagtTAGGAATCGAAAAAGAACCCAATCGTAAAATTCTGAGTCAATTCCTCCAAAGTAGCAGTCTATATGTAAAGCCACAAAAACTCCTACGAAGATTGCAAAATAAATGTTacagtaatatgaaaattaaaagattttagatattctagtaatagttttcttagcaaaatctatgaattgtagaattcaACCATACTACTCAATGACTTAGGgagtactaaaaaaatacagtcttttatttctatattattctcacattttttcatcattaaagtaagtctcttctattttgaaaactccaaaaatattataatggtagaaaatcattttatttaaatgattttaattaatttagaatattatgaaatttaaattatattataaattctaattatttatatgattttatttttgtttgacactttttgAGCCACTTATGCCCCTGTATGACTTGCTATAATTACATTTGTGCTCTCTTAAGTTctgttttctggtttttttcaTAGCATTTTCCCGCACTTTATCAAACCCAAATCTTCCTGTgtgttagtttaaataatatttgaccttaatatttttcagtatttttaattaagttaatgtttacgtatttttaaattaatattttaatcttctaccgttagatcgttttgaaaactccaagacgaagggactgggttaaatacctagaccctcttccttctccctcacttttccctccactctctctctctcctccctcagcTCACGCGTACGCAGTACGCTGCCCCCTCTCCAAGCCGATTCTTCCTCTgcccagcccggcgccgccgtgcgtcaGTGAGCCTCACTGCCCCTTCCACTGGCACCACCTCACTCCGATGAGTCCCCCCACACcagtctccctctctcacgctctctcttcctctctctcggctGTGCatagcccgaatgggcttgatgttgctgcgccgccgtgtgccatcctccggcgccaccacctccacggtagcctcccctcccaccggccatcccCCTCCAGCGAGCTTGGCCTCCATCTCCCtgccgtttgcccccacgaaaTCCACCTCCCTCACGCACGGGTTCTCCCACTTCCACCTCTGTGTGCCGCCCCCACGGTGTCCAGCCACCGTCATGAGCCTTCTCTAGCCACCACTGACCTACCCCAAtcacccatggccccgatctacCCCTCAGGCATGCccattctctctcactctctcacggactcTCCCTTCTTCCCAAGCTCTAGCTGAAGATCCTAGTTGTGATTTGTGTGatgatttgtgtggtgatttgcTTATTTGTATGatgatttgtgtggtgattttttgattttgtggtgattttactGTGATTTTGCTGTGAGGAGGGACGCGGATGGAGAGAGGAACGCAAGATGTAAGAAGAAAAGCTTAAAACACGAATTACTGTTCATGTTACTGTTCATTATTGTTCACGTttattaggggtgaaaaccgatgTCGTCGGCGCGGTTTTTGGGTAAAACCAACGCCGACCGACGATTGAAAAACTGGGGGAGCAACCGACCGTAACTGGTTGATTGGGAGGAGGAAACTGATGGAGGCGGTTCTCGGTCGGCGTCAGTTCCCCTAGCGGCGTGATtctactgagagagagagagagagagagagagagagagagagagagttgcagaagagagaaagagagatataGATGAAATCGAGAAATGGAAGAAGgttgggaagaagaagacctCATAccgaaacgacgccgttccacatAAGTTTAAGTGGAATGACGTTGTTtcagacataattttttttttcttacgtctttaataaaatgacgcCATTTGCTTTAataccaaacggcgtcgtttctattatctcttgtatacttatAGATATAGAACTACGCTGTTCCatttaaacttaagtggaacggcgtcgttttgattaatatatattagaaaaaattaaattttattatatcgaTCGGTTCAGCGGTTCGGCCCAGCCTCAAACCGGGACCAAACTGCTGAACGTCGGTTCCTATATTATTCCATCAAACGCTGGCCGGTTCTCCATCGGTTCCGGCCGGATCCTGACGCGGCCGGCCGGTTTCCGTCTGCGGCGGTCGGTTGCGTCGGTTTCTGTACAGCCCTAATGTTTATAGTAACTTTTAAGTATAAAGAgatatgaattttaagattatattaaattaaaaattattttatttaaaaatttttacgcTATAATTTGATAATTTGTAAGATTGACATATAGGTTACACTACTTCCCTGAGTCCCTACGGACGATCATTCAGTAGTACAATACCTAATTAACGCCCATAAATATGGACAATGACTCATGCTTGCAGCTGTCtaccaagaaatatatatatctatggaCGACTGGACGTTGcaatatctaattatatatatatatatatatatatatatatatatatgaaatatgaagaTATCAGTGCATGAGAAAACATGGGATCGATCGAATCCCAACACACATGAGGGGCcttggaaatttaaaaacatgtaaAGTAATACGTACATTTTACTCATATATAGCTTATATATGTCACATGATATATAAtcaatgttatatatatatatatatatatatatatatatatatatatgcgacGTCTTTATCTCTTTCTCATGCAAGAGTGACAAGAAGAAAGAATAGCATACTAGGCTTGTAAGTTAATTGTAAGTTGAAGTAATTAACCCAAATCATAGTACTACataatatttcacaaaaataatggAGAAATAAGTAATAAAACAAAAGGGTGGATATATCGAGGCTAGAATAGCATACCTGtaagtttgttttcttttttttttttttttttttttttttacaattaactATATCAATATAAAGATCATGTCTAAATTTCAACAGAAGTTGGAATATTGCTTGAATTATAAGGATCGACAGAAGTTAGagaaagttaattatatatagaattgaaGTAGTCTTTCATGTGGGACGACCAACGGCGTCCGTCATGTACAGCTAGCgatgtatattatataagataacGTACATATACAATTAATGGAAGAAaccaatttaatatatatatatatatatatatatatatatatatatatatacatgcactAAGAAATGACAGCAATTAATTGGCCGGTCTGATCCTATGGTTGGTTGCTGTGGATCGAGGTGGTTGTCAAAGTGATCGGTATATTCtctattatatatgtatatataatatatatatatctattattataataagtaattatttaattgtaattaataacttttgttattttttagttaattttttttccgttaagtcatttaaatcttgttttactaaaagtttcTTAAAACTCTTGACTATTTGATTTATAACTTATTTgtgaaatttaataaatgatcaAGTTTTGTCAAAAGGTCCTTAAGATATTTgatcatttgacgtgtagctcccttgtagaatttaatgaaagattatgttttatcaaaaggcCCTTAATAGCACCGTGGTGCACATGAATTGACATCTTTTTTTCATGTCCTTTTTGTTCTGGCAGTgtactcatttttctttctttttgtttcaattttttatgatttgcggtgagttaaaatatttataaattcataaattaattttatgtaattaacttcaaaactttatagtgatttcttttatattaaatttatataaatataactttaaagatagtatcttttttatattatcatgaacggcaagtaaaatatttataaaaaaataaataaagtagtaaacacgaaaaataaaaaccatacattaattacatctcaaatatataatgttcaatacaatataaaaaagtaaaataataactaaaacgataaTTGGGTCCTTAGTAtatcaacatcctcttgcaacattttaatacATCATTCTAGATCCCTAAGCTTCTCCATGATGGGttcaacgaactccacaaacagagctcgtacctgatccaaagtagccccaaGATGTTGTCTCTTAATAGCGACAAtactactagaagctggatctgtgggaggatcactaggcTGTTTTGGTGCAGTTTTCCGCAAGTGCCCattgctcttgctgaatgtgatcttgttacgGGGCCCTATCTGTGGCGACCTCCGCTTAGTGGCTGACACTGTAACTCCCGAttggagtaggaggttagatatcggcagtgcaaatggtagactatcTCCACTGGAAAAGCGTGACTCCGATCGAATGcggaggaataaatacaatCCCGATCAATGGGATCCCCCTGTGCTATCCGCAATAAAAATCTGGCTCAATCGATCTCGAAATTAGTCTTGTAt
Above is a genomic segment from Juglans microcarpa x Juglans regia isolate MS1-56 chromosome 1D, Jm3101_v1.0, whole genome shotgun sequence containing:
- the LOC121234933 gene encoding protein ECERIFERUM 26-like; this encodes MVFTKVDQDLLYGIKLTSVGPGRVTGWDVVHDLSGMDIAMKLHYVRVVYFFSSQAAQGLTLPRFKQVVFECCCDFYYTSGRLRRSESGRPYIKCNDCGARFIEAHCDMTIDECLEMKGFYSDLQKLLVSQQVIGPELTFSPPVLIQFTQFKCGGISVGLSWAHLLGDAFSAANFMNRWGQIMAALGSNTQANLQYKSNTHDHERSKNPPPVHDEPLSLKWVDPVGDHWIVSNNCRMGTFSFHITASQLATLHSEISAGRNRSDQVPIFESICAIIWKCIAKVKLGEETAQARTVTICKSDPRKPTTGVVTNTQIISSVTLDSSVTETDPKRLVTLLVNEAVDERIRMEEVVERDDGVSDFIVYGANLTFVDLEEADLYGFELNGYKPDLVYCTVNGVGEEGAVFVLPAGPEGSGQANGGGGRMVTIIFKENLVPELKTEAMT